A portion of the Enterobacteriaceae endosymbiont of Donacia vulgaris genome contains these proteins:
- the crp gene encoding cAMP-activated global transcriptional regulator CRP codes for MFFKLQKDSTLEWFLSYCHINKYPAKMILIKQGDISKNLYYILKGIVIVSIKNKNGKEIIINYLNSGNFIGEIGFFHPTYKEITLIKLKTECELAKISYKKFFNLVNINNHIIMKISFQIAEKLKTTFKKINNLVFLDVTQRIFTTLLNLAKSPEAITHPDGMQIKITRQEIGKIVGCSRETVGRTLKMLKKRNLIYAHGKTIVIYGTR; via the coding sequence ATGTTTTTTAAGTTGCAAAAAGATTCTACATTAGAATGGTTCCTTTCATATTGTCATATTAATAAATATCCAGCAAAAATGATTTTAATTAAACAAGGAGATATTTCTAAAAATTTATATTATATATTAAAGGGTATTGTTATTGTTTCTATTAAAAATAAAAATGGAAAAGAAATTATAATTAATTATTTAAATTCAGGTAATTTTATTGGTGAAATTGGTTTTTTTCATCCAACTTATAAAGAAATTACATTAATAAAATTAAAAACAGAATGTGAATTAGCAAAAATTTCATATAAAAAATTTTTTAATTTAGTTAACATTAATAATCATATTATTATGAAAATTTCTTTTCAAATTGCTGAGAAATTAAAAACTACATTTAAAAAAATAAATAATTTAGTTTTTTTAGATGTTACACAGAGAATTTTTACAACCTTGTTAAATTTAGCTAAGTCTCCTGAGGCAATCACTCATCCAGATGGTATGCAAATAAAAATAACAAGACAAGAAATAGGGAAAATTGTGGGTTGTTCTAGAGAAACCGTAGGCCGTACTCTTAAAATGTTAAAAAAACGTAATTTAATTTATGCTCATGGTAAAACAATTGTTATTTATGGTACTCGATAA